A genomic stretch from Psilocybe cubensis strain MGC-MH-2018 chromosome 1, whole genome shotgun sequence includes:
- a CDS encoding Glucose-6-phosphate 1-epimerase — protein sequence MPTETTERGIILKHPSGSIAEVLFYGSTVISWKVPNASGELEERLFVSSKASLDGSKPVRGGIPIVFPCFGQPTHPDHLKLAQHGFARNQMWTFDGAVMDNQAGVCVKFVLDPRGNEALSAIYTTPFKLEYVVTLAAHQLSTDLHIKNPSASHTLEFQALLHSYIRAPADEVTVTPLKGLQYYDKTETTEEARTTPKVESRAEVDVKKYTDAVYENAPMKYTVSWPSGGVDIKAQNFKDVVIWNPQEEGRKIGDMESDGWKNYICVEPGYVRGFERLAPQKTWIYCQRSISHTRDLLASAERQLRYLHDQADRVRDLQDCLATLSRRIDNLAFTTSLSPAILSGLHARLDDILSSPLFSRSSTPDSLPDLEPSD from the exons ATGCCCACTGAAACTACAGAAAGGGGTATAATTCTAAAGCATCCTTCT GGATCCATTGCCGAAGTACTCTTTTACGGTTCGACCGTTATTTCGTGGAAAGTACCAAATGCCTCTGGCGAGCTGGAAGAACGCCTTTTTGTCTCGTCCAAAGCTTCTTTAGATGGTTCAAAACCTGTCAGAGGAGGGATACCGATCGTGTTCCCATGCTTTGGTCAACCAACTCATCCAGACCACTTGAAATTAGCGCAACACGGGTTTGCTCGAAACCAAATGTGGACCTTCGACGGAGCTGTTATGGATAATCAAGCCGGAGTCTGCGTTAAATTCG TGCTCGATCCAAGAGGCAATGAGGCGCTTTCTGCTATATACACAACTCCTTTCAAATTGGAATATGTTGTAACGCTAGCGGCGCATCAGCTTAGCACTGATCTTCATATTAAAAATCCTTCCGCATCCCACACACTCGAATTCCAGGCCTTGTTGCATAGCTATATCCGGGCCCCAGCTGACGAAGTAACTGTCACACCTTTGAAAGGACTGCAATATTATGATAAAACAGAAACGACGGAAGAAGCCCGAACGACTCCCAAAGTGGAGAGCAGAGCTGAGGTTGATGTGAAGAAATACACAGACGCTGTGTACGAAAATGCACCAATGAAATATACTGTTTCATGGCCTAGTGGAGGTGTCGACATCAAGGCTCAAAACTTTAAGGACGTTGTAATCTGGAATCCTCAAGAGGAGGGACGTAAGATCGGTGACATGGAATCTGATGGATG GAAAAATTATATCTGTGTAGAACCAGGATATGTCAGAGGTTTTGAGAGGCTGGCTCCTCAGAAGACTTGGATCT ACTGTCAACGGTCAATCTCACATACCAGAGACCTTCTCGCTTCCGCTGAAAGACAGTTGCGTTACCTACACGACCAGGCTGATCGCGTTCGCGACCTACAAGATTGTCTGGCTACTCTGTCTCGCCGCATTGATAATCTGGCTTTTACCACCTCTCTTAGCCCTGCTATTTTGTCTGGACTTCACGCCCGCCTTGACGATATTCTCAGCTCTCCTCTCTTCTCCAGGTCCTCTACCCCAGACAGCTTACCTGACCTTGAACCCTCCGATTag
- a CDS encoding Diphthine methyltransferase, translated as MVSFDTIWPADSLEFCPAPGFQDIFVCGTYKLLEDPAQALTEPSAEANGKSKISQSRRGQCLAFRVIPEAKNGYSFQQVQSFDLPAILDMKWSHGSNEDGPILGISDSEGHITLHSWREQSFKKIASIQCASEDTLCLSMDWSDRRTSVTGHGNLVVSLSNGNLCLLSPTEGSNLEVTETWHAHDYEPWIAAWNYFDTNVIYSGGDDLKLKGWDIRQGFAQPAVVNKRFDAGVTSIQSHPHIQHLLAVGSYNNTVQLFDARKLTASVAEVDVGGGAWRVKWHPSETRKHDLLVACMHDGFKVIRFDSASDNDWISGPSQIINHFDEHESMAYGVDWSYDDSLAGEETLVGGCSFYDHKMSLWST; from the exons ATGGTTTCCTTCGACACTATTTGGCCAGCAGACAGTCTAGAGTTTTGTCCCGCACCTGGTTTCCAGGACATTTTTGTGTGTGGTACCTATAAGCTTCTTGAAGACCCTGCCCAGGCCTTAACTGAACCGAGCGCTGAGGCCAATggaaagtcaaaaatctctCAAAGTCGGCGAGGGCAATGTCTAGCGTTCAGAGTAATACCAGAAGCTAAAAACGGTTACTCTTT CCAACAGGTCCAATCGTTTGACCTCCCCGCGATTTTGGACATGAAATG GTCTCATGGATCAAACGAAGATGGTCCTATACTAGGAATCAGTGATTCAGAAGGACATATCACCCTTCATTCGTGGAGAGAG CAATCGTTCAAAAAAATTGCATCGATTCAGTGCGCATCTGAAGACACACTTTGTCTGTCCATGGACTGGTCAGATCGACGAACGAGTGTAAC TGGCCATGGTAATTTGGTGGTCTCGTTGTCGAATGGAAATCTTTGCCTTCTTTCCCCCACCGAAGGATCAAATCTGGAGGTCACAGAAACATGGCATGCCCATGATTATGAACCATGGATCGCAGCTTGGAACTATTTTGATACGAATGTAATCTACTCAG GCGGAGATGACCTGAAGTTGAAGGGTTGGGACATCCGACAAGGATTCGCACAACCCGCAGTCGTTAATAAAAG GTTTGATGCAGGAGTCACTTCAATACAGAGCCATCCACATATTCAACATCTCCTTGCAGTTGGAAG TTACAACAATACAGTGCAACTATTCGACGCCCGTAAATTAACAGCGTCTGTGGCGGAAGTGgatgttggaggaggagcgtGGCGAGTCAAGTGGCATCCGTCCGAAACACGCAAACACGATCTCCTTGTGGCGTGTATGCATGACGGATTCAAGGTCATCCGCTTCGATTCCGCTAGCGATAACGACTGGATTTCTGGACCTTCTCAGATCATCAACCACTTCGATGAACACGAATCCATGGCATACGGTGTTGATTGGTCCTACGATGATTCTCTTGCTGGGGAGGAAACATTAGTCGGAGGATGCTCTTTTTATGACCACAAGATGAGCCTGTGGTCGACTTAA
- a CDS encoding DNA polymerase zeta catalytic subunit — translation MYYINRVLIPPLERIFNLVGADVKQWFNEMPKHATLELVSPRKPRAGTTSQPETIERINIDAHFFNNQCLSCGDPADQKTTIANLNYRIRSREERLTNTHLICSTCTGSAPPEPIHCESLDCPWFYARRKSEAAMELIPLFINLIEEIEERDKESDNGRQSESLVYDLEESSASDFYVEDSMEE, via the exons ATGTACTATATTAACAGGGTTCTCATCCCCCCTTTGGAACGAATATTCAACCTTGTTGGTGCGGATGTCAAGCAATGGTTCAACGAAATGCCCAAACACGCTACATTGGAATTGGTTTCGCCTCGAAAGCCCAGAGCTGGGACGACATCACAACCCGAGACGATAGAAAGGATTAACATTGACGCTCATTTTTTTAATAATCAATGCCTTTCCTGCGGAGACCCTGCTGATCAAA AGACAACCATTGCAAACTTAAACTATCGTATCAGGTCCAGAGAAGAGCGACTGACAAACACTCATCTCATTTGTTCCACTTGCACAGGCTCTGCACCCCCCGAACCAATACATTGCGAATCTTTGGACTGTCCGTGGTTCTATGCCAGACGTAAATCAGAAGCCGCGATGGAGCTTATTCCCCTGTTTATAAATCtgattgaagaaattgaggaGAGAGACAAAGAAAGTGACAATGGAAGACAAAGCGAAAGTCTAGTTTATGACCTTGAGGAATCTTCGGCTTCAGATTTCTACGTGGAAGATTCAATGGAAGAATAA
- a CDS encoding DNA polymerase zeta catalytic subunit, giving the protein MQEHHSVQANPSKIPKLQVRINQIDYAVITPGQLDNSTLPKVPVLRIFGSSSTGQSACVHVHQVYPYIFIQYLDDLSPQHVKQYISKLFRSLNHAIALSLKRDPSSRKSHYIRAILLVKGIHFYGFHSSYSPFLKILVSDPGLMTRAVTILQSGSVMGARFTVYESHLSYVLQFLADFGLYGCGTIDIEDALERGISEDDPPTTIRFGASPYFREARVPLELDVIAPHILNRHNLVPRNIHHQLQILPVAEPPPPDPLIPSVRELWEDERNHRRSLGLNPSPEIPVDPSDSSRSGKGEWISEARWWDEIRKRILEGKDAPQPTEAFHGWDDRFVMTTFESIEALWEKQYTTWKPPKRSADLLYKPDGLGQNRRDQEYNLEDGGSGDDKHIQIEVDISMFSNEEFYQEDEQNWNPEQLNGISAIIDNEDIMEENEYDEVPDDGSDTMEEIVRDERSNDPFVDDRPGQEGITEYRLESPRPPRESSPQALAESPSFVNSVLEENLSVKPQKFTEEHASQNEGLLPDSLEIADQLITTVNSKGLPDEDWNRGIKGVDSPKEIISLGPEETLPAIPSAEERFLLIHARAVQLSKIHDTFKKASTNSYVYSLQPPTWSYLQSGLQSLCLPDKVYQAPYYSNDFDIPEHSREYAGLTYRLKGGQGIATLEDWSSTEPHNELVSNAASGLVAAGVGGWEYASHPPSTKEIRQSIKLVPKFIGIAANSRSQIEGPTQANIFGFKNSPLVTTSLLRKSSDLSIMSVEVFVPTVDDKIPNADHDKVVAIFYSYHISGSESIQNGVMVLQNPQINPARLRHVKYEVLDTELDLLNKLIDLVIELDPDILTGWELQLSSWGYLQMRADTYGLTFSELISRAPPREPGASLDQWSLRKTSTFKVAGRHVLNLWRIMRSENNLTSYTFENVAFEVLGKRVPKYSYKTLTEWYQSPVPSHTSLLVNHFSMRAYTNLELLERTETVTKTAEFARVFGVDFFSVLSRGSQFKVESFMFRIAKPESFVLISPSKTDVGKQNAAECMPLILEPASAFYSSPLLVLDFQSLYPSVMIAYNYCYSTCLGRITSFQGTYKFGVVNNLDIPAELIEKLQDHINVAPNGMMYVKPNVRKGLLGRMLVELLDTRVMVKQAMKLVGGDKITPKLQARKRILDARQLSLKYIANVTYGYTSASFSGRMPAVEIADSIVQSGRETLEKAIDIIDGTSRWGAKVVYGDTDSVFVYLPGKTKEQAFAIGNEIAETITSMNPVPIKLKFEKAS; this is encoded by the exons ATGCAGGAACACCATAGTGTTCAGGCCAATCCCAGTAAAATACCGAAGTTGCAAGTTCGCATAAACCAAATTGATTATGCTGTCATAACTCCAGGGCAACTTGATAACTCCACCCTCCCAAAAGTTCCAGTCCTGAGGATATTCGGTTCTTCCTCAACTGGCCAGAGTGCATGTGTTCATGTACACCAGGTGTATCCATATATCTTCATTCAATATTTAGATGATCTAAGTCCTCAGCATG TAAAACAGTATATATCTAAATTATTCCGTTCCTTGAATCATGCCATAGCCCTTTCGCTCAAGAGAGACCCTTCGTCACGGAAATCCCACTACATTCGAGCCATCTTGCTCGTTAAAGGCATTCATTTCTACGGATTTCATTCCTCATACTCGCCATTCCTCAAAATCTTAGTTTCAGACCCTGGCCTCATGACACGTGCTGTGACAATCCTGCAATCCGGATCTGTAATGGGTGCACGGTTTACTGTGTACGAGAGCCATCTAAGTTATGTCCTCCAATTCCTTGCCGACTTCGGTTTATATGGATGCGGTACAATAGATATCGAAGACGCGTTAGAACGCGGAATATCTGAAGATGATCCTCCAACTACGATAAGATTTGGCGCGTCACCCTACTTTCGAGAAGCCCGTGTTCCACTTGAGCTCGATGTTATTGCTCCCCACATTCTGAACAGGCACAATCTAGTTCCAAGAAACATACACCATCAGCTGCAAATATTACCAGTGGCTGAGCCGCCACCGCCTGACCCTCTCATTCCCAGTGTAAGGGAGCTCTGGGAAGACGAAAGAAATCACCGCCGAAGTCTTGGCCTCAATCCCTCACCGGAGATTCCTGTTGACCCGAGCGACTCGTCGCGGTCAGGAAAAGGTGAATGGATATCGGAAGCCAGGTGGTGGGATGAGATTCGTAAGAGAATCCTAGAAGGCAAGGATGCCCCCCAACCTACTGAAGCTTTTCATGGTTGGGATGATCGCTTCGTTATGACTACGTTTGAAAGTATCGAAGCCTTGTGGGAAAAGCAGTATACAACTTGGAAACCACCGAAAAGATCAGCCGACCTACTTTATAAACCTGATGGTCTGGGACAGAATCGCCGAGACCAGGAGTATAACTTGGAAGACGGTGGATCTGGAGACGACAAGCACATCCAAATTGAAGTTGACATTTCTATGTTTTCGAACGAAGAATTTTATCAGGAAGACGAACAAAACTGGAATCCAGAACAACTGAATGGAATCTCTGCGATAATAGACAACGAGGATATaatggaagaaaatgaataCGACGAAGTGCCAGACGACGGCTCCGACACAATGGAAGAAATTGTCCGCGACGAAAG GTCAAACGATCCATTTGTGGATGATCGTCCAGGGCAAGAAGGGATAACCGAGTATCGACTGGAGAG TCCCAGGCCTCCTCGAGAATCGTCGCCTCAAGCTCTGGCAGAGTCTCCTAGCTTTGTCAA CTCGGTACTAGAAGAAAATCTCTCCGTAAA ACCTCAGAAATTCACTGAGGAACATGCTTCCCAAAATGAAGGCCTATTACCCGATTCTCTCGAGATTGCTGACCAACTCATAACCACTGTGAACTCGAAAGGCTTGCCTGACGAGGATTGGAATCGTGGCATCAAGGGTGTCGACTCACCTAAGGAAATCATCTCTTTGGGTCCCGAAGAAACTTTGCCAGCAATACCCAGTGCCGAGGAACGATTTCTGTTGATTCATGCTCGAGCTGTCCAACTTTCAAAAATACATGACACATTCAAAAAAGCAAGCACGAATTCATACGTTTATTCACTCCAGCCTCCCACATGGTCATATTTGCAGAGTGGTCTGCAGTCCCTCTGCTTGCCTGATAAAGTATATCAAGCTCCTTACTATTCTAACGACTTCGATATTCCGGAACATAGTAGGGAATATGCAGGTCTCACTTACCGTCTCAAAGGGGGTCAAGGCATTGCAACACTGGAGGACTGGTCATCAACTGAACCTCACAATGAACTTGTTTCAAATGCGGCTTCAGGTCTCGTTGCAGCTGGAGTTGGTGGATGGGAATATGCTAGTCATCCCCCTAGCACAAAGGAAATACGGCAATCCATCAAATTGGTTCCTAAATTCATAGGTATTGCAGCTAACTCTAGGTCTCAG ATTGAAGGACCCACTCAAGCCAATATCTTTGGGTTTAAAAACTCTCCACTCGTTACTACATCATTACTACGAAAAAGTTCAGATTTGTCGATCATGTCAGTTGAGGTGTTCG TTCCTACAGTCGACGATAAGATACCCAATGCGGATCATGATAAAGTTGTCGCCATTTTCTACTCTTATCACATATCTGGATCAGAAAGTATACAGAATGGTGTGATGGTTCTCCAGAATCCTCAGATCAACCCAGCTCGACTTCGTCATGTAAAATACGAGGTTCTGGACACGGAACTCGATCTTCTCAATAAGCTAATAGATCTTGTCATTGAACTTGATCCAGACATTCTTACGGGGTGGGAGTTACAACTAAGTTCCTGGGGTTATTTACAAATGCGCGCTGATACTTACG GCTTAACCTTTTCGGAACTCATTTCTCGTGCCCCTCCGCGGGAACCAGGTGCTTCTCTCGACCAATGGAGTCTTAGAAAAACATCGACTTTCAAAGTTGCTGGTCGACACGTGTTAAATTTATGGAGGATTATGCGTTCAGAAAATAATTTAACAAGCTACACCTTCGAAAACGTGGCGTTCGAAGTATTGGGGAAACG GGTGCCGAAGTATAGCTACAAAACTCTTACGGAGTGGTATCAAAGCCCTGTTCCTTCGCATACATCTCTCCTAGTCAACCATTTTTCTATGAGAGCCTATACCAACCTGGAACTTTTGGAAAGGACGGAAACTGTTACGAAGACCGC CGAGTTTGCTAGGGTGTTTGGAGTGGATTTTTTTTCAGTCTTGAGCAGAGGCTCTCAATTCAAAGTAGAGTCATTCATGTTTCGGATAGCCAAACCTGAGAGTTTTGTTTTAATTTCACCAAGCAAAACCGAT GTCGGTAAACAAAATGCGGCTGAATGCATGCCCTTGATTTTGGAGCCGGCCTCCGCATTCTACTCTAGCCCTCTCCTAGTGCTTGATTTTCAATCGCTTTATCCTTCCGTCATGATTGCCTACAACTATTGCTATTCAACTTGTCTTGGTCGAATCACCAGCTTCCAGGGTACCTATAAATTTGGTGTGGTAAACAACTTGGATATACCCGCGGAATTGATTGAAAAATTACAAGACCATATCAATG TGGCTCCTAATGGTATGATGTACGTTAAACCCAATGTCAGGAAAGGTCTCCTCGGAAGAATGCTTGTGGAGTTGTTGGATACACGAGTCATGGTGAAGCAGGCCATGAAGCTCGTTGGTGGCGACAAA ATTACTCCCAAACTTCAGGCTCGAAAAAGGATCTTGGACGCCCGTCAATTGAGTCTGAAGTATATTGCTAACGTTACCTATGGGTATACGAGTGCGTCTTTTTCGGGCAGAATGCCAGCTGTTGAGATCGCCGACAGTATTGTCCAAAGCGGAAGAGAAACGTTAGAAAAA GCGATCGATATCATTGACGGTACCTCAAGATGGGGAGCAAAG GTGGTTTATGGCGATACGGATAGCGTTTTCGT ATACCTTCCTGGCAAGACCAAGGAACAAGCATTTGCCATAGGGAATGAAATAGCTGAAACGATCACGTCCATGAACCCTGTACCAATAAAACTGAAGTTTGAGAAGGCATCTTGA
- a CDS encoding Iron-sulfur cluster co-chaperone protein HscB-like protein (Iron-sulfur cluster co-chaperone protein HscB homolog), with translation MTHHDLLDVPYEPNPFHVDPRRLKAQFRKAQAQCHPDSWASKSPKQLDLAHTLSSRINEAYQCLLDPLARAEYILKRNGVVMSETDQTDDMELLEKVMDANEAIAMMGPEDADQISELRSKNQDDMKRVSDVLEGLIREQRWQEAKGEAIRLRYLQGIERSYRKWQEEQT, from the exons ATGACCCACCATGACCTGCTCGATGTCCCCTACGAGCCCAATCCATTCCATGTTGACCCTCGCAGACTAAAGGCGCAGTTTAGAAAGGCACAGGCACAGTGTCACCCCGACTCATGGGCCTCTAAATCTCCG AAACAGCTTGACCTGGCGCACACCCTTTCTTCGCGGATCAACGAAGCCTACCAGTGTCTCCTGGACCCACTGGCCCGTGCAGAGTACATCCTGAAGCGCAACGGGGTGGTCATGTCGGAAACGGACCAAACGGACGACATGGAGCTGTTGGAAAAGGTGATGGATGCCAACGAGGCTATTGCGATGATGGGACCCGAGGACGCGGACCAGATCAGTGAGCTACGCAGCAAAAACCAAG ACGACATGAAGAGGGTGAGCGACGTGCTAGAGGGGCTTATTAGGGAACAGCGGTGGCAAGAGGCGAAAGGAGAGGCGATCCGACTGCGGTATCTGCAGGGCATAGAGCGTTCGTACAGAAAATGGCAGGAGGAGCAGACATAG
- a CDS encoding Meiotically up-regulated gene 65 protein → MDTPLVASPSDQCPPSPPPPPLALLQDDPHVLDQARKRLHKKSRFSRLFSRRSSSRLRPQQSDDSLQDTPGLQVFDTDNTPIHLDNTALAAEDVYTDRYEWAVLYENQRGITIFSIPYYSSLSLLPSDPSPFTLPSASLKRSKQPPITLDSYPLPDGNWHWVSRCWMIDMRTDSGEVQHDGFEYNWMFRRHNWRAQIGSFNAGGWVRRRRWIRLMVRPAKPRKDDTDISVLTPSTAASSRSSDKRRHRHSIASSFPPSVFTQRTDMTDAWAKIDPDEVWMGDTAMDWLRCRQLMKQFGRDGRKLELWKLWLGCHHPEHKQKFLEPDDKGKRREKQWTEDDEPLPSEIAAADILSREYVAIAPRELVIALLRVHGQELLHLFIFPESRVQFLKLLAQADLLSELNVGLGIGFGSTEIDFWSYASGLGESVGSTPKDKGSVPQNEKTSTLE, encoded by the exons ATGGATACCCCTCTAGTCGCCTCCCCCTCTGACCAGTgtcctccctctcctcccccGCCTCCCCTTGCTCTTCTTCAGGACGACCCCCACGTCCTTGACCAGGCACGAAAGAGACTCCACAAGAAATCTCGCTTTTCCCGCCTCTTCTCCCGCCGTTCCTCATCCCGTCTTCGTCCCCAGCAGTCAGATGACTCCCTCCAGGACACTCCAGGCCTCCAAGTCTTTGACACAGACAACACTCCTATCCATCTAGACAATACAGCTCTTGCCGCCGAGGACGTCTATACCGATAGATATGAATGGGCAGTCTTGTATGAGAACCAAAGAGG CATAACCATTTTCTCAATACCATACTATTCAAGTCTGTCCCTTCTGCCCTCCGACCCTTCCCCATTCACTCTTCCAAGTGCGTCTCTCAAACGCTCCAAACAACCCCCTATCACCTTGGATAGCTATCCCTTGCCAGACGGCAATTGGCACTGGGTGTCTCGCTGCTGGATGATCGACATGCGCACTGACTCTGGCGAAGTGCAGCATGATGGTTTCGAATACAACTGGATGTTTAGACGTCACAACTGGCGTGCACAAATCGGCTCTTTCAACGCCGGCGGCTGGGTCAGAAGACGCCGCTGGATACGTCTCATGGTTCGTCCAGCAAAGCCAAGGAAAGACGACACCGATATCTCGGTTTTGACACCATCGACAGCCGCCAGTTCCAGAAGCTCAGATAAACGACGCCACCGCCACTCTATTGCCTCTTCGTTTCCTCCTTCTGTTTTCACACAGCGCACAGACATGACAGATGCGTGGGCCAAAATAGACCCTGACGAGGTTTGGATGGGCGACACGGCTATGGATTGGCTGCGCTGTCGCCAGCTTATGAAACAGTTTGGACGTGATGGACGGAAACTCGAACTATGGAAATTGTGGCTTGGATGTCATCATCCAGAGCACAAGCAAAAGTTCCTTGAGCCTGATGATAAAGGCAAGAGGCGAGAGAAGCAGTGGACTGAAGACGACGAACCTCTACCTTCTGAAATCGCAGCAGCCGATATTCTCTCTCGAGAATACGTTGCTATTGCCCCAAGGGAACTGGTTATTGCGCTGCTCCGTGTCCAT GGTCAAGAGCTACTTCACCTCTTTATATTTCCAGAATCGCGTGTCCAATTTCTTAAACTACTGGCGCAGGCAGATCTTTTGTCTGAGCTGAACGTGGGACTTGGGATAGGGTTTGGATCCACAGAGATAGATTTCTGGAGTTATGCAAGTGGATTGGGCGAATCCGTTGGAAGTACGCCCAAGGATAAAGGTTCTGTTCCGCAGAACGAAAAGACATCTACATTGGAGTAA